One Deinococcus terrestris genomic window carries:
- a CDS encoding ParA family protein, translating to MKIVTVFNHAGGAGKTSITRDVGYTLAQAGQRVLLIDLDPQANLTTWLGLGDVDLEDTAHVVATAGRPLPLPREVHGLQLIPSRVDLALAEAMMPGVIGAEMSLRKALGAVRPNYDLVIIDSPPSVGKLAAMGALAADHLIVPVPTRHKGLDALPGLQAVMNMYHNLRPELTVGLYVPTMYDARRSHDREVLQQLKQYLSPLAEPVPQREAVWMDSSLAGQPVGLFAPNSPVGQDVLRLTADVARILDLPFEVRS from the coding sequence ATGAAGATCGTGACGGTGTTCAACCACGCTGGCGGAGCGGGAAAGACGTCCATCACGCGCGATGTGGGTTATACCCTGGCCCAGGCCGGACAGCGCGTGTTGCTGATCGATCTCGATCCTCAGGCGAACCTCACCACTTGGCTGGGCCTGGGGGACGTGGATCTCGAAGACACGGCCCATGTGGTAGCCACTGCTGGTAGGCCGCTCCCCCTACCGCGGGAGGTGCATGGTCTGCAGTTGATACCTTCCCGGGTCGACCTGGCTTTGGCCGAGGCAATGATGCCGGGCGTGATCGGAGCGGAGATGTCGCTTCGTAAGGCGCTGGGTGCCGTGCGGCCGAACTACGACCTCGTGATCATTGACAGTCCACCCAGTGTCGGCAAGCTGGCGGCGATGGGTGCGCTCGCTGCGGATCACCTGATCGTGCCGGTGCCCACCCGTCACAAAGGGCTGGACGCTCTGCCGGGCTTGCAAGCGGTGATGAACATGTACCACAATCTGCGCCCGGAGCTTACGGTCGGCCTGTACGTCCCCACCATGTACGATGCGCGGCGGTCACACGACCGCGAGGTCTTGCAGCAGTTGAAACAGTACTTGTCGCCGCTGGCTGAACCGGTTCCGCAGCGTGAAGCGGTCTGGATGGACAGCAGTCTGGCTGGACAGCCGGTGGGCCTCTTCGCTCCCAACAGCCCAGTCGGGCAGGATGTCCTGCGGCTGACCGCCGACGTCGCGCGCATCCTTGATCTCCCCTTCGAGGTCCGGTCGTGA
- a CDS encoding ParB/RepB/Spo0J family partition protein, whose amino-acid sequence MRADLSALLTSTAQAGKAVQPSGTLPLTQLRPGAAQPRRNFDEASLQALAASVQERGVLQPLLVRPIDGGYEIVAGERRWRAAQLAGLTEVPVAIRDMTDQEARVAALVENLQREDLNLLDEVDAKLELVAMILAVPRDEARARLLRLTKVAPGPETEHLDALFRPLGESWRTFAKNKLRVLNWPAPLLDALRGGLPFTLGAVIAGAPESSQAYLIQRARDGASRAELRAEIVRLQAQSGRGEQTAVERLGQRLSSRRWLNSLQPEEQKAIEKWMSRMPAVLRVALQED is encoded by the coding sequence ATGCGTGCGGATCTGAGTGCCTTGCTGACCAGCACGGCCCAGGCCGGGAAAGCCGTCCAGCCTTCAGGCACGCTGCCCCTTACCCAACTGCGGCCGGGCGCGGCCCAGCCTAGGCGCAATTTTGACGAGGCGAGCTTGCAGGCCCTGGCGGCGAGTGTGCAGGAGCGGGGTGTGCTGCAGCCGCTGCTGGTGCGACCCATTGACGGTGGCTACGAGATCGTGGCGGGTGAACGTCGCTGGCGAGCAGCTCAACTCGCGGGTCTGACCGAAGTGCCGGTGGCCATCCGGGACATGACTGATCAGGAAGCCCGCGTCGCAGCCCTGGTGGAAAATCTCCAGCGCGAGGATCTCAATCTCTTGGATGAGGTGGACGCGAAGCTGGAGCTGGTGGCGATGATCCTCGCGGTGCCGCGGGACGAAGCCCGAGCCCGGCTGTTGCGCCTGACCAAAGTGGCCCCGGGGCCGGAGACAGAACACCTCGACGCCCTGTTCAGACCGCTGGGCGAATCCTGGCGAACCTTCGCTAAAAACAAGTTGCGGGTGCTGAACTGGCCTGCCCCGCTGCTTGACGCCCTGCGAGGTGGACTGCCGTTTACCCTGGGAGCCGTGATTGCTGGGGCGCCGGAGTCGTCGCAGGCCTACCTGATCCAGCGGGCCCGCGACGGGGCGTCACGGGCGGAGCTGCGTGCCGAGATCGTCCGGCTGCAGGCACAGTCGGGCAGGGGAGAGCAAACAGCGGTGGAGCGCCTCGGCCAGCGCCTCAGCAGCCGACGCTGGCTGAATAGCCTGCAGCCAGAAGAGCAAAAGGCCATTGAAAAATGGATGTCCCGA
- a CDS encoding replication initiator protein A, with product MSKPSRFDELNLSRLNLISAVDQAEVTEWDVTFENQGRVVRVRCEALPKYAVPHGLDSDVTAALLNLYIEQGEPEDGRFAVSATALLKLCGWHNTGKYHATLRHCLERLHTSSYSVSGGWRDHPKGRWTHAKFHFIESLDFSSADQYGTFDERTVISGRLADAIVASIRGGYLKPLDTEFMLSLSRPRTRALYRILDGARFDPEHPDQPLDQLEVNLIAWAEQCKLPSTVPGNIRRALASPHEELVKRGYLRSVSITGRGKAQVIRYEFVREFTPMDSVLARRFRTYGVADGVARKLLREHGRAFLIECMDRFDTLVQRGVLVVRKSKAAALMHLIGHPDEYPYPVAGVPLPGSTVSSEGSPRPVAKASRMEPLLDVPTIADEFVALPLTQQAEKLVARLGFLYRKRLSATDLDHVRQAVLEGRVAAPLVLEEAVAALARNEQDTFVQGLKAQLKTA from the coding sequence GTGTCGAAACCCAGTCGCTTCGACGAGCTGAATCTTTCCCGGCTCAACCTGATCTCGGCGGTGGACCAGGCCGAGGTTACGGAGTGGGACGTGACGTTCGAGAACCAGGGCCGGGTCGTCCGGGTCCGCTGTGAGGCGCTCCCGAAATATGCGGTGCCCCATGGCTTGGACAGCGACGTCACCGCCGCCCTGCTGAACCTCTACATTGAGCAGGGAGAGCCGGAGGACGGGCGATTTGCGGTGAGCGCCACCGCACTGCTCAAGCTATGTGGCTGGCACAACACGGGTAAATACCACGCGACCCTGCGCCACTGCCTCGAGCGCCTGCACACGTCCTCCTACAGCGTGAGTGGAGGGTGGCGGGACCATCCCAAGGGGCGATGGACCCATGCCAAATTCCACTTCATCGAATCCCTGGACTTCTCGAGCGCTGACCAGTACGGGACCTTCGACGAGCGCACCGTCATCTCGGGTCGCCTCGCGGACGCGATTGTGGCCAGCATTCGGGGCGGGTACCTCAAACCCTTGGACACCGAGTTCATGCTGTCGCTGTCCAGGCCCCGCACGCGGGCCCTCTACCGGATCCTAGATGGAGCGCGCTTCGATCCTGAGCATCCGGATCAGCCGCTTGATCAGTTGGAGGTCAACCTGATCGCCTGGGCGGAACAGTGCAAGCTGCCTAGTACGGTGCCAGGCAACATCCGCCGTGCCCTGGCGTCGCCGCACGAGGAACTAGTCAAACGCGGTTACCTACGCTCGGTCAGCATCACCGGGAGGGGCAAGGCGCAGGTGATCCGCTATGAGTTCGTGCGCGAGTTCACGCCCATGGACTCGGTCCTAGCCCGCCGCTTCCGGACCTACGGTGTGGCCGACGGAGTCGCGCGCAAGCTCCTTCGCGAACATGGCCGCGCCTTCCTCATCGAATGCATGGACCGCTTCGACACGCTGGTGCAGCGGGGCGTCCTGGTGGTGCGCAAATCCAAGGCCGCCGCCCTGATGCACCTGATTGGGCATCCGGACGAATACCCTTACCCCGTCGCTGGGGTCCCGCTGCCAGGGTCCACCGTCAGCAGCGAGGGATCCCCCAGACCCGTGGCGAAAGCCTCGCGAATGGAGCCGCTGCTGGATGTCCCCACCATCGCCGACGAGTTCGTCGCTCTCCCGCTCACGCAACAGGCGGAGAAGCTCGTGGCCCGCCTGGGATTCCTGTACCGCAAGCGACTGAGCGCCACCGACTTGGACCATGTCAGGCAGGCGGTCCTGGAGGGCCGGGTGGCCGCACCGTTGGTGCTGGAGGAGGCGGTAGCGGCTCTGGCCCGCAACGAGCAGGACACTTTCGTTCAGGGCCTCAAAGCCCAATTGAAGACGGCGTGA